A genomic stretch from Ictalurus punctatus breed USDA103 chromosome 2, Coco_2.0, whole genome shotgun sequence includes:
- the snrnp70 gene encoding U1 small nuclear ribonucleoprotein 70 kDa has translation MTQFLPPNLLALFAPRDPIPFLPQLEKLPHEKHHNQPYSGIAPFIKHFEDPRDAPPPTRAETREERLERKRREKMERRQTVVETELKLWDPHNDPNAQGDAFKTLFVARINYDTTESKLRREFEVYGPIKRIYIVYNKRTGKPRGYAFIEYEHERDMHSAYKHADGKKIDGRRVLVDVERGRTVKGWHPRRLGGGLGGTRRGGADVNIKHSGRDDTSRYDDRPIGSDRDRERGERRERSERSERSREPDREKERGERRRSRSRERRRRTRSRERERALGGGGEEGAGRRRERERERGGGGGGGGGGGGGGDADAKPRERSRERDRDRERKRRSRSRERRRDRERGKGAEGGEEGAGGLTDGMMGEGGERGMDESALGEQGRGDEGGPEGEERSRDRDRERDRDRDRKRSHRDKDRDRDRERRRDRDRDRDREHKRDRGDRERREDRHGTLLPSMGENEGLGNGEEGDSSLPPQPEEGSQDGMNAMMDQDSMQSGDGYASNENGYKMEAQGDEY, from the exons ATGACTCAGTTTCTGCCCCCGAACCTGCTGGCCCTGTTTGCCCCGCGGGATCCGATCCCGTTCCTGCCACAGCTGGAGAAACTTCCCCATGAGAAGCATCACAACCAGCCATACTCCGGCATTGCTCCTTTCATCAAGCACTTTGAG GATCCTCGAGATGCTCCTCCACCAACAAGAGCTGAGACGCGAGAGGAGAGACTGGAAAGAAAG AGGCGCGAAAAGATGGAGAGGAGGCAAACGGTCGTAGAAACCGAGCTGAAGTTGT GGGATCCTCACAACGACCCGAACGCACAAGGAGACGCTTTCAAGACCTTATTCGTGGCTCGGATT AATTACGATACGACTGAGTCCAAACTGCGGCGTGAGTTTGAGGTCTACGGCCCCATCAAACGA aTCTACATCGTATACAACAAGAGGACTGGAAAGCCACGCGGCTACGCTTTCATCGAGTACGAACACGAGCGGGACATGCATT cGGCCTACAAGCATGCGGACGGCAAAAAGATTGACGGGCGCAGAGTTCTTGTTGATGTAGAGAGAGGCCGTACCGTGAAGGGATGGCACCCTCGTCGGCTGG GTGGAGGTCTGGGTGGTACTAGGAGAGGTGGAGCAGATGTTAACATCAAACATTCTGGTAGAGATGACACCTCCCGCTATGATGACCGACCTATTGGAAG CGATAGGGATCGTGAGCGCGGAGAACGGCGAGAGCGGAGTGAGCGGAGCGAGCGGAGCCGCGAACCCGACAGAGAAAAGGAGCGTGGCGAGCGGCGGCGATCACGCTCACGGGAGAGGCGACGACGCACCCGATCACGTGAGCGTGAAAGGGCACTTGGGGGAGGTGGGGAAGAGGGTGCCGGCCGGCGCAGGgaacgagagagggagagaggtggaggtggtggaggtggaggtggtggtggtggtggaggagacGCAGACGCCAAGCCACGTGAAAGAAGCCGAGAGCGTGACCGGGACCGAGAACGCAAAAGAAGGAGCAGGAgcagggagaggaggagggacAGGGAGCGAGGGAAGGGTGCGGAGGGAGGTGAAGAGGGCGCAGGCGGTCTGACTGACGGCATGATGGGAGAAGGAGGAGAGCGAGGGATGGACGAGTCTGCCTTGGGTGAGCAGGGTCGAGGAGATGAGGGAGGACCAGAGGGAGAAGAGCGAagcagagatagagacagagagagggacagggacCGGGACAGGAAGCGTAGTCACCGAGATAAAGATAGAGACCGGGACAGAGAAAGGAGGCGGGACAGAGACCGAGACCGAGATCGCGAGCACAAGCGAGACAGGGGTGATCGCGAGCGTAGAGAGGATCGACACGGCACTCTACTTCCCTCTATGGGTGAGAACGAAGGCTTGGGGAACGGAGAAGAAGGGGACAGCTCTCTCCCGCCGCAGCCGGAGGAAGGTTCACAGGATGGAATGAATGCGATGATGGACCAGGACTCCATGCAGTCTGGAGATGGCTATGCTTCTAACGAAAACGGCTACAAGATGGAGGCCCAGGGTGATGAGTATTAA
- the lin7b gene encoding protein lin-7 homolog B: MMSSYYHPGKEADMAEPLCLERDVCRVIELLDRLQRSGELPPSKLQALQRVLQSKFCAAIREVYEQLYDTLDIVGGPEVRAQATAKATVAAFAASEGHAHPRVVELPKTDEGLGFNIMGGKEQNSPIYISRVIPGGVADRQGGLKRGDQLLSVNGVSVEGEHHEKAVELLKAAQGSVKLVVRYTPKVLEEMEARFEKLRSARRRQQHTSHSSLESRG, translated from the exons ATGATGTCATCGTATTATCATCCGGGGAAGGAGGCGGACATGGCGGAACCGCTCTGCCTGGAGAGAG ACGTATGCAGGGTGATCGAGTTGCTGGACCGGCTGCAGAGGAGCGGCGAGCTGCCTCCCTCCAAACTGCAGGCGCTGCAGAGGGTGCTTCAGAGCAAATTCTGTGCTGCCATCAGAGAG gtgTATGAACAGCTCTATGACACGCTGGATATCGTGGGCGGACCCGAGGTGCGAGCTCAGGCAACCGCTAAA GCGACGGTAGCTGCGTTTGCGGCGAGCGAGGGCCACGCCCACCCACGTGTCGTGGAGCTTCCCAAGACGGACGAAGGGCTGGGCTTCAACATCATGGGGGGAAAGGAGCAGAACTCTCCTATCTACATCTCCAGGGTGATTCCAGGGGGCGTGGCCGACCGACAGGGCGGATTGAAGAGGGGCGACCAGCTGCTTTCCGTCAACGGAGTG AGCGTAGAGGGTGAGCACCACGAGAAGGCTGTGGAGCTGCTGAAGGCGGCGCAGGGTTCAGTGAAGCTGGTGGTGCGCTACACCCCGAAGGTCCTCGAGGAGATGGAGGCCCGGTTCGAGAAGCTGCGCAGCGCCCGGCGACGCCAGCAGCACACCAGCCACTC ATCTTTAGAGTCTCGGGGTTAA
- the zgc:193811 gene encoding uncharacterized protein zgc:193811 isoform X1, with the protein MDRRSVAHVYNPLQPLHINSCKNAPLPPLLQRRVPGPLHYNVTSHTEHDHKPVDGVLSNVIYSKASPHWHTHFLNDLAQKLRDSRSVRLVSGPPVSEMQEQYSGRSARYEPLEPQDRTLQALHGQLHQSSVLLPREPALSTAHTEYRHFSRSELAPLSASDALPTRGPFTKRAALIPLYPYKATPGTYSQLRLPRPLVPVPRGGRSSVYMDSFSVPAPLPMSSTHVAVLAGTKHTEESGRSLLQHILDVPEMYGTENQTYGKGRMVLV; encoded by the exons ATGGACAGGCGCAGTGTTGCTCATGTTTATAATCCTCTTCAGCCTTTACACATAAACAGCTGTAAG AATGCACCACTTCCCCCTCTTCTCCAGAGACGGGTGCCTGGACCCCTACATTACAACGTCACCTCCCACACGGAGCACGATCACAAACCCGTGGATGGTGTATTGAGTAATGTCATCTATTCGAAAGCGTCTCCTCACTGGCACACACATTTCCTGAATGACCTGGCTCaaaag CTGCGGGACAGCCGATCAGTCAGGCTTGTCTCTGGGCCGCCTGTCAGTGAGATGCAGGAGCAGTACAGTGGACGATCAGCACGGTACGAGCCTCTGGAGCCTCAGGACAGGACGTTGCAG GCACTGCATGGACAGCTCCATCAGTCTTCAGTTCTGCTGCCCAGAGAGCCGGCGCTCAGCACTGCTCACACCGAGTACAGACACTTCAGCAG GTCTGAACTGGCTCCTCTCTCCGCCTCGGATGCTTTGCCCACCCGTGGACCCTTCACCAAGCGTGCCGCACTGATCCCCCTCTACCCTTACAAGGCCACGCCCGGCACCTACTCTCAGCTCCGGTTGCCACGCCCACTTGTACCGGTACCCCGTGGAGGCAGAAGCAGCGTATACATGGATAGTTTCAGTGTACCTGCGCCTCTGCCCATGTCATCCACCCATGTGGCTGTCCTTGCTGGGACAAAACACACCGAGgagagtgggcggagcttactGCAACACATCCTGGACGTGCCCGAGATGTACGGCACAGAGAATCAGACGTATGGGAAAGGGAGGATGGTGCTCGTGTGA
- the zgc:193811 gene encoding uncharacterized protein zgc:193811 isoform X2: MVTAGNKLFRNAAEERSEEFNAPLPPLLQRRVPGPLHYNVTSHTEHDHKPVDGVLSNVIYSKASPHWHTHFLNDLAQKLRDSRSVRLVSGPPVSEMQEQYSGRSARYEPLEPQDRTLQALHGQLHQSSVLLPREPALSTAHTEYRHFSRSELAPLSASDALPTRGPFTKRAALIPLYPYKATPGTYSQLRLPRPLVPVPRGGRSSVYMDSFSVPAPLPMSSTHVAVLAGTKHTEESGRSLLQHILDVPEMYGTENQTYGKGRMVLV, from the exons ATGGTGACAGCGGGCAATAAACTCTTCAGAAACGCCGCTGAGGAACGAAGCGAGGAGTTT AATGCACCACTTCCCCCTCTTCTCCAGAGACGGGTGCCTGGACCCCTACATTACAACGTCACCTCCCACACGGAGCACGATCACAAACCCGTGGATGGTGTATTGAGTAATGTCATCTATTCGAAAGCGTCTCCTCACTGGCACACACATTTCCTGAATGACCTGGCTCaaaag CTGCGGGACAGCCGATCAGTCAGGCTTGTCTCTGGGCCGCCTGTCAGTGAGATGCAGGAGCAGTACAGTGGACGATCAGCACGGTACGAGCCTCTGGAGCCTCAGGACAGGACGTTGCAG GCACTGCATGGACAGCTCCATCAGTCTTCAGTTCTGCTGCCCAGAGAGCCGGCGCTCAGCACTGCTCACACCGAGTACAGACACTTCAGCAG GTCTGAACTGGCTCCTCTCTCCGCCTCGGATGCTTTGCCCACCCGTGGACCCTTCACCAAGCGTGCCGCACTGATCCCCCTCTACCCTTACAAGGCCACGCCCGGCACCTACTCTCAGCTCCGGTTGCCACGCCCACTTGTACCGGTACCCCGTGGAGGCAGAAGCAGCGTATACATGGATAGTTTCAGTGTACCTGCGCCTCTGCCCATGTCATCCACCCATGTGGCTGTCCTTGCTGGGACAAAACACACCGAGgagagtgggcggagcttactGCAACACATCCTGGACGTGCCCGAGATGTACGGCACAGAGAATCAGACGTATGGGAAAGGGAGGATGGTGCTCGTGTGA
- the pex11a gene encoding peroxisomal membrane protein 11A isoform X2, whose amino-acid sequence MKESSSEKNDDPSCQILAVNCRWKVILFCCSKTGRECPRVFRLGNTVSSIDAARRALHLPDPVLRFCLTVANLNRALYFICDNVLWARSISLIRDIDKDRWSLNATRYYFFSLVMNLTQDAYMIAQLMVQKSRDGQYRQKVNQHLNESQDTATVIIPQLDAFLFLLIESLRNHPALLLDVLKNVCDLYIPLDKLGVYRTNEGVIGLCGLISSLIGILLVLKPNLKNKP is encoded by the exons atgaaagagagCTCGTCAGAGAAGAATGATGATCCGAGCTGCCAG ATTTTGGCTGTCAACTGCAGGTGGAAGGTCATTTTGTTCTGCTGCTCCAAAACTGGAAGGGAGTGTCCTAGAG tTTTCAGGCTTGGTAATACAGTGAGTTCAATTGATGCAGCCAGGAGAGCCCTTCACCTGCCTGACCCTGTGCTGCGTTTCTGCCTCACCGTTGCCAATCTTAACCGTGCCCTTTATTTCATCTGTGACAACGTCCTCTGGGCCAGAAGCATCAGCCTCATCCGAGATATCGACAAGGACAGATGGAGCCTAAACGCCACCCGATATTACTTTTTCTCCTTGGTGATGAATCTCACCCAGGATGCTTACATGATTGCCCAGCTCATGGTCCAGAAGTCTCGAGATGGACAATATCGGCAGAAAGTCAACCAACACCTCAATGAGAGCCAGGACACTGCCACTGTCATTATTCCACAGCTTGATGCGTTTCTGTTCCTACTcattgagagcctcagaaatcACCCAGCTCTACttcttgatgtgctgaagaatgTATGCGATCTTTACATTCCTTTAGATAAACTGGGAGTTTACAGGACAAACGAAGGGGTCATAGGACTCTGTGGACTTATTTCATCTCTTATAGGGATACTGTTGGTTTTGAAGCCCAatctaaaaaacaaaccctAA
- the pex11a gene encoding peroxisomal membrane protein 11A isoform X1, whose translation MEPFIKFTNQSQGRDRIFRATQYACALAKYLLRNDAKRKVVVQKLQSLESSMSSGRKLFRLGNTVSSIDAARRALHLPDPVLRFCLTVANLNRALYFICDNVLWARSISLIRDIDKDRWSLNATRYYFFSLVMNLTQDAYMIAQLMVQKSRDGQYRQKVNQHLNESQDTATVIIPQLDAFLFLLIESLRNHPALLLDVLKNVCDLYIPLDKLGVYRTNEGVIGLCGLISSLIGILLVLKPNLKNKP comes from the exons ATGGAACCTTTTATTAAATTCACCAATCAGAGCCAAGGAAGGGATCGCATTTTCAG GGCGACCCAGTACGCATGCGCTTTGGCCAAGTACCTGCTTCGAAACGATGCAAAGAGAAAAGTTGTGGTGCAGAAGTTGCAGAGTTTGGAGTCCAGCATGAGCTCAGGACGGAAGC tTTTCAGGCTTGGTAATACAGTGAGTTCAATTGATGCAGCCAGGAGAGCCCTTCACCTGCCTGACCCTGTGCTGCGTTTCTGCCTCACCGTTGCCAATCTTAACCGTGCCCTTTATTTCATCTGTGACAACGTCCTCTGGGCCAGAAGCATCAGCCTCATCCGAGATATCGACAAGGACAGATGGAGCCTAAACGCCACCCGATATTACTTTTTCTCCTTGGTGATGAATCTCACCCAGGATGCTTACATGATTGCCCAGCTCATGGTCCAGAAGTCTCGAGATGGACAATATCGGCAGAAAGTCAACCAACACCTCAATGAGAGCCAGGACACTGCCACTGTCATTATTCCACAGCTTGATGCGTTTCTGTTCCTACTcattgagagcctcagaaatcACCCAGCTCTACttcttgatgtgctgaagaatgTATGCGATCTTTACATTCCTTTAGATAAACTGGGAGTTTACAGGACAAACGAAGGGGTCATAGGACTCTGTGGACTTATTTCATCTCTTATAGGGATACTGTTGGTTTTGAAGCCCAatctaaaaaacaaaccctAA